In Maridesulfovibrio sp., the genomic stretch AAATCCTTTTTTTCAAGAAGAGATGCGGACCGGTTTTTGAGCTCTTCTTTCTGAGTCAGCAGGGTTCGCAGGGCGGTTAGAATTTTATCCTTTTTTTCCGAAATGGTGTGGTCTTCTAAAAAAGTGTCCAGCATTCGGCACTGGTAAGCAGGCTGGAGCAATTTTTGTTGAGCATGCTGGCTGGTGTGCAGAATCATGGAAGCACCCATGTCACGGATAGAGCCTTGAGAGCTTAGTTTGTCGTTAACGTATACTCGGCTGCGTCCTGTCGCAGCCGAAAGCACGCGCCGCACTATGGATTCTGATCCGTCCGGGTGGATGAACAGGGCTTCAACAAAAGCCTGCTCCTTGCCGGGACGAACCATGTCAGGTCGCATCTTTTGTCCTGTCAGGAAATCAATTGCCCGCAGGATGAAAGACTTACCTGCTCCTGTTTCACCTGTAAGCACGTTCATGCCTGAAGAAAATTCAATTTCAGCATCTTCGATGAGAGCGAGGTCACGAATTCTGAGCAGTTCCAGCATATTGATTTTACCGTTTACTGTTTGAGTCTGGGGTCGAGGATGTCACGCAATGCTTCTCCGAGCAGGTTGTAGCCGAGCACGGTCAGCAGAATAGCCATTCCGGGAAAGATGGAAAGCCAAGGGGCAATTTCCAGTACTTCTTTGCCTTCCATGAGCAGGTTGCCCCATGACGGGTCCGGGGGCTGCACACCGAGTCCTAAGAAACTGAGTGATGATTCCACAAGTATTGCTCCTGCAACACCTAGAGTTGCAGAAACCAGTACCGGGGTGATCGCGTTTGGCAGGATATGGGTCAGCATGATGCGGACAGACCCGGCTCCGGCCAGGCGTGATGCCAGCACAAAGTCGCGTTTGCGCAGGGATAGAGTCTCCGCGCGGACCAGTCTGGCTACGCCCATCCATGAGGTTAAACCGATGACAATCATTATGTTGGTCAGTCCCGGCTCAAGGAATGCGATGACCGCAAGGATCAGGAAAAACGAGGGAAAGCAGAGCATTACGTCAACCCCGCGCATGATGATTTCATCTACCAGTCCACCGAAATATCCGGCAGCAAGCCCAAGAGCCAGTCCGATGGTCGTGGAAATTCCCACAGCCACAAACCCGACCCAGAGGGAAACACGGCCACCGTAGAGCATACGAGCGAATACGTCGCGGCCCAGTGCGTCAGTTCCAAAAAGGTTGGTAGAACTAGGTCCTTGCAGCAGGTGGTCCACGTTCAGGGCATTTGGATCATAAGGTGTCAGCAGGGGGGCGAAAACTGCCGCCAGTGAAACAGTGCCTACAAGAAAAATACCTAGGTAGAGCAGCCCGTATTTCTGTAATTTTGAAGGCGGGGTGAGCGGTTTTTTGTTACCCATTAGTCCTGCCTCCCGGCGCGAATACGCGGATCGGCCAGTCCATACGCAACATCAGCCAGCAGGTTGCCGGCCAGCGTCAGCATGGCCCCGAGCACAAGAGATCCCATGATCAGCGAATAGTCGCGGGCCATGACCGCTTCATAAAAAAGCTGCCCCAGTCCGGGCAGCGCGAAGATGGATTCAATGATCACACTGCCGCCGATCAGCCCCGGAATGGATAACCCGAGGATGGTTATTACCGGTAGCAATCCGTTGCGCAGGGCATGTTTGAAAAGTACCTTGCGCATGGGCAGGCCCTTGGCTTTGGCGGTTGTGATGTAATCCTGCCGCAGCACTTCAAGCATGGACGAGCGCATAAAACGGGACATTCCGGCCAGACTTCCGAAAGTATATATAAAGATAGGCAGGGCCAGATGCCGGGCGAGATCCAACATCTTCCCCCATGGAGAAAGGAGTTCATAGTCAAGCGAAGTCAATCCGGATATGGGAAATACGGGATAGTAGATACCGAGCCAGAGCATGAGCAGTAGAGCTAGCCAGAACCCCGGTACCGCAAAGCCGATGAAAACCAGCACCGTCATTCCCCGGTCAAACCAGCTGTCTTTTTTCCATGCTGAATACATGCCGATTGGAACTGCAATCATTAAGGTCAGGAAAAGCGATGCCATATTCATTCCGAAAGTAAGTGGCAGCCGTTCTTTTATACGGTCCCAGACAGGGCGCCTATCCCCGGACATGGATATGCCGAAGTCGAATTTAGCTAGTCGTGTGACCCAGTTTATGTATTGTTCGTGGAGCGGTTTATCCAGTCCATAGAGTTTTTCCAACTTTTGCCGGGTTTCAACGGTGGCGGTGGGATTCAGGGTCGTTTCCATGTCGGTTGGTGATCCGGGGGCAAGGTGAATGACCCAGAAGCTGATTACCGTGATGCCGATAAAGACCACGGAAACCCACACGAATTTGGAAATTATTTTTAAGGCAATGTCCAGCATAGTACCTCGTTAAAAAAAGCGTTTTCAGATTCAGTCAGTGAAAAGCAGATTACTTCAATTTGAGTGTTGAGGCAATAGTGTTTGTTTATGAAAAGTAAACTTGTGTTGTGTTTTATATACGGTGATATTCGGAAGTCCAGTTTAGCCGAAGCAGCATGAGATGGATATCGATTTATGCTAAAATAATTGAAAAAAAGTGTTGACAGCTGACCCATGTTTTTATAAACACTTCTTCACCCAACGCAAGTGGGGCTGTAGCTCAGTTGGGAGAGCGCTTGAATGGCATTCAAGAGGCCGTGGGTTCAATTCCCTCCAGCTCCACCAGATATTTCAAGGGTTTACGAGTAATGTCGTAAACCCTTTTTTTGTTCGTTGTCGTCAGAGGTACCAGTTTGGTACCAGTTTTTATGCTTTCACTTGGTACCACTTCAAAATGCCTTCATATTATGTCATCCTCTGTGAAAAAAATGAAAGGTGGCGTATGTTTTCAATTTTATTCAATAAGGACAAAGATAGTTCTACCTTAAAAGGGGGTCCCCGTAAGGATAAGAGCCTTTATTCAAAGGTCGCTTTATTTTGTAAGAAGGCTTTTTGCAAAAGTGAATATGACAAAAAGGCTGAAAAAGAAGATAGTGCCGAAATATACGCTTTTTGTAGTGTCGGCGGTTTTATCTGCGAAAGAATAGAGGCTGCTAGTAAAAGAAAGACACAAGGCTTTTCAGAAAAGTTTTGCAGTCTTGTTGAATCTATTAACGTAAATGCGTTAAACGGCTTAATGATCAATAAAGAGTTTTTTCGATCATTAGCAGAGATTAATTCTATATTTTGTTTAGGTGGTATCAATCAAGAATATTATCATCCCATCTTTGAGATCGATAAAGCTCATTCATCTAGTGCTTATGTATTTCCTCCTTCCACTTCACTTCCTGAATATGTTTTTTCTGGAGACCTTTTAAGACGGTTTTTAGGAAATCCCGCTTCAGTCCATATGCAAAAAATAATCATATTTCAAAGAGTGTTTTTAGAAATTTTCATGGCATCATCCATTCTTGTACAAGAATATAGAGAGGCAGGAACTATTAGTAATCCTTTATTTGAAAGACTTGTACAAAATGGAAAAGAGTTAGAATTCTTGTTGAATAAAACTCATTCTGATCGGGAAATTTTGAATTCTGAAATGGA encodes the following:
- a CDS encoding ABC transporter permease, with protein sequence MGNKKPLTPPSKLQKYGLLYLGIFLVGTVSLAAVFAPLLTPYDPNALNVDHLLQGPSSTNLFGTDALGRDVFARMLYGGRVSLWVGFVAVGISTTIGLALGLAAGYFGGLVDEIIMRGVDVMLCFPSFFLILAVIAFLEPGLTNIMIVIGLTSWMGVARLVRAETLSLRKRDFVLASRLAGAGSVRIMLTHILPNAITPVLVSATLGVAGAILVESSLSFLGLGVQPPDPSWGNLLMEGKEVLEIAPWLSIFPGMAILLTVLGYNLLGEALRDILDPRLKQ
- a CDS encoding ABC transporter permease; translation: MLDIALKIISKFVWVSVVFIGITVISFWVIHLAPGSPTDMETTLNPTATVETRQKLEKLYGLDKPLHEQYINWVTRLAKFDFGISMSGDRRPVWDRIKERLPLTFGMNMASLFLTLMIAVPIGMYSAWKKDSWFDRGMTVLVFIGFAVPGFWLALLLMLWLGIYYPVFPISGLTSLDYELLSPWGKMLDLARHLALPIFIYTFGSLAGMSRFMRSSMLEVLRQDYITTAKAKGLPMRKVLFKHALRNGLLPVITILGLSIPGLIGGSVIIESIFALPGLGQLFYEAVMARDYSLIMGSLVLGAMLTLAGNLLADVAYGLADPRIRAGRQD